ATGCCCGTAAGGTTCAAATGCTGTCCATCCAATCAGCTGCCAGCTCTCCCTCTGCATGGCCATCTGTTAAGACTCCATGCAACAGTTTCAGATGACAGGTCACCATGGCGCCTCGAAGAATAACACTGAAAGGAACAGGTGCCATGGAAACCAGAGGCAGGGAATCTATGCCAATATGTATGGTCCTTGGagaattatttctctctctgttaggATTGAATGAAAGCAAGCGCATGTGACAGCTTTATTATGATCTTTGTGTTTTACACAAACCTAACTCCTATTCTGACCAGATGCCTACGTATATGGAGTACTGGCTATTTTGGATGGAAGTAGTAGTTTGGGGACAAACCAGAACTCTCCTGATTAGAAAAAACAAATTTTGTCTCCACAGTTGTGCATCTTATTTGCTAGatatacatacagtattctTTGTATCCATCATGAACAACAGAGCGAGCTAGAATCCACTTCTTCTGTGGAACAACTCTCCACAGaatgtgcgtgggtgtgtgagtgggttGATGGCTATATCGAGCGCTCTCCAGACCGTTttcctcccagcatgcactgggAGCCGggagtgtggaggtgaggaCTGCTGGAGCTAAGGTATAGATTAACAGCACTAGCAGATCTGCCCTCTTAAGAGAGGGGGCTGGCTGCCCACAACAACCTGGTGCTTCCAAAATAGCATTGGCCTCCGGAGTTAGCCTTGCCTCTCTGTCTTGCTACGGAACATCACATCAACATTACATGTGATCTGTCCTGCATCACATACACATTACATGTTATCTGTCCTGCATCACATATACATCACATGTGATCTGTCCTGCATCACATAAACATTGTGATCTGTCCTGCATCACATAGACATCGCTGACAATCTCTAAGGTGCCTGTGTACTCTCATTATAGACCAGGAGGACAAtgggagagtttgtgtgtgtgggagagtctgaaagaaagagagaatgtatgtgtgagtgtgtgtgtgtgtaagagagaaataatgtgtgtgtgtgtgtttgtgggtgtgagtgacagacagagagagagataatgtgtgtgtgtgattgtatcaATTGGAAACTCAGTAAACACATGGTCAGCTGTGTGCATTTGATGCCATTCAAAACAGCTAAGAACCAAATGGAGAATGACATAAGTTTACACACTCCCTAAATAGATGACGGCCTCATTCATGTCAAGTACTACTGAGTCCAATACTAAGTAGAGCATAGATAGGGAATCCATAAACATGTTTGGGCTGCTCTAAATGATAGCTACCTGAGTCCAGACTGAGGTTAGGCATCAGTTCAGATCTACAGCTGGGTGCAGGCAGCGTGCACTTGGCTTTCTTCGTGGACTGAATTTCAACGAGAAATCCTACACTTCTGCGCGCCTCTGCACGTTACTGTGACAACTTATTACGCACTGGAGACATTGTGCCGCTGGCGTTTTGCGTATCTTCTCATTGAGAAATGTAATGCAGTTCAGTCTCACTTACAGTAGACTTGACAGTTGATCAGTTAATATCCTCTAACGGACAAACAGCCTCCAATAAGTAGGTCAGTTTGATGCATACATCGAATGCGCACTTTTTAAAAACACACGTTACCTTGTGCAGTTTCCACATAGCTCCTAGAGCCTTCACTTCATGTGTTCCGTGCTTTCCTTCCTCCAAACACTGGTAACAAACTGGCATCTTACACTGGACACAGTACATGCTTAGATTTTCGAGTTCGTGTTCTGTACAAGTGGAAATCTTTCGGGGACTCGTCCGACGGCTTATCCGGCCCTGCGCTGGTGGTACCAGGCGGTGTTTGGCAAGAGGGCCACGGGGGGGATGGCACCTTAAGCGACATGGATCGCAGTAGAACACGTCGCACTGCTCACACATCACGGTGGCCTCTTTGGGACTCTTCTCACACAGTTGACACTTCAGCGCCGCTGCTTTACTCTGCTGGTACCGATCGACCACCCCTTCCAGCACCCGGTTCTTGGGGAAACCGCGGAGCCCCCGGTCATCCAGAATTAGGCTACGATGGCACTGCGGGCAGGTGATGCAGGAATTGCGGGGGATAGGAGGAAGGGAGCCGGGGTGTTGGAGCAAGTGGTGTTGCGGAGGGGGTTGTGGGACCGCGGGGGGGAAAACACGGACCCCGTTTGGGGATTTCTGGCAAGGGGTAGTCGGAGCACTAACGAACCCCCCATACGAGCCGTATCCACTGTCCGCTTCGCTATACAGACTCATTTTATCCAGGTCAAGATAATCATAGTCAGAGACCCCGGAGCCGGAGGCACGACTGCTCTGAGGAGATTCGGCATCGGGGGTCTGCACTAAGATATTCCGAGCACAAGCCAAGCAAATGTTATGGGAACACGGCAGTATGATCGGCTCCCGGAAAAAAGATCCGCAGACAGGACATTTCAATTCTTCATCCATTTCATCCATGGTTGATTCTCTTCTTAGATTAATGTCTGCAACAGATTAAGACAATAATTATGTAGAATGGTGTAGCCTAAtgaggctgaatcaaaacaagCTTATTAGTAGCACCGATAGATGTGTTTCCATGCAGCGTTTACAAGTGCGAATACAACCTTGGAAGGAAAGACATCGACAcagaaggaggcaggagaagcaAGACTACGCACCGTCAGCCAATAGACAAACCGTTTCATAAATGCCGGTAAATCCATTCTGCTATTGGACAAGGCAACTGTCAACGCATCGTTGTGGACCAGTCAGATCTCAACGATGCTCAGAGGCGTTGAATAATAATATCCCACAGGAGGCACAACATATTGATTAGCCTAGATCAAACAGGGAATTAATTCATCATGATAGCGGAAATTTACTCCAATAAATTGACAATGAGCATCTTTTTACACCCATCAGTTGTTAATCTAACCTTAAAGACAATACTGTAAGAAAGTTTTATCATGTTGTTATTGTTGGACTAGGACTATGTGACCCAATGACAGgtctactgtaggctactgtgaCGGGTCTGTAAGAGCCGTAGCCACGCTTCGTCTGACAAGGTAGTTCGCCACTCACAGGATTCGAACGCTCGGCCTCCaacttgccaagcgcgaccaccaccaactacgccaaagaaaaggtagctcttctttgacgcgggtggccttttagatacctgaggagtgagtttcacggttCTCACTCCGTTACACTACCTCAGAAAATATCACAGAAAATAGTTGCATTTACAATAAACTCTAACCTATGAATGCAACACCTTGCTGCTGAAAACAAAGGAATGAGCCCCCTTGCATGCACCCACCATTAAGAGATGGAGAGGCTGGATGACAGTCTCAGGAAACTAAGCATATATTTGGTCCAGTGCTACAGCCATTTCTAAAGTTTCCATGACAACACACTCTGAATATAGCATTGGGCTTTAAGGGAGGGAGGCTCTTGAAAAAAGCGACATTTTGTAAGTGTTTACCCTTTCTGTGATGATGTCTGTTCAAAAGGACTAGGACAAAAGACCCCCATTCCAATTGCTTTATTATATAAGTAACAATTCAATAGTCCTTCAAAACTGTtatctgttgtttttgtttctatTCTAATctcacttagtactgctagtttatgtacccttagtatatagatagtccacatatttaaattgtaggtatatgtttattgtatgcaccttcctgccaaagcaaattccttgtctgtgcaaactttcatggcgaataaatcccattctgattctgattcttctgtCATACAAATTGAACAGGATGAGATAACATTCGAGCAATATGACCCAAAATGTTTATCTCTCGATAAGAAAGTTTGAGTTCCACGTACTGTAGAGCTTACAGTACTGATTGAGAACCTATAGTGAAAATGCTGTCATATTTTCATGTGATAGCAATGAACCTTTTTTTTACTGGGCGCAAATGAAATATGCAACAAGAAATATTATTTTGGGATGTATGGTTGTCATGGTCCCCTAAGAGGATTCTGACGTGGAGTGTGAGCTCCCCAGCAGGGCCCCACTTCTCTCAGCTTCTTCTGCGACTTCCTGCTGGCTCGGTAACCAAGTAGCCAATCCCCTTCCATCTCCtgcattcactctctctttttctctctctttttagttGTTTCTACTGTATCCTGCCAAAGTAGACTGTACACACTGAGCTCAGAAGGAAAATACTCCCAACAGATTTTGGCCCCTGAAGATATCCGTTCCTTCCAACGCCCTTCACATGTACTTGAGagaaggcacagagagagagtcatatcTGAAATAAAGACACTCTCCCACTGCATTCCGACACCACTGAGAGCGCAGACCAGCTTGTTGCCGAAAGGTGACGCTGCTTTGTGCTTCTGCAAAACTCTATGAATGGCCAGCAACAAAGCCTCCCTCTCAATCTCCTCCGGCTGGGTCAGATGTGTCTGCCTGTAGCCACAGGGGAAGGGATATATATTCTCACCACGGTTCTGTTTGTAGAGTGCTGTGTTTTATTTGGGTTTGCCCTCCTCAGATAAGTGAGATTGATTCATTTGTTTTCAGCTCTAAGTCTATGTTCCTCATTCCTCTTCATGGTGGGGCTGGCCGCTCGCTCCTGCAGGGAGACACTCACTCCTGCCAACGTCAGATGGGGGTCTGTGTGAGATGCGTAGGTGTCTCCCCTGTCAAGTTTTAAATAAGAATTCTTTCCGAAAGTGACGTCTTCTCTGAGAAAATACCCAGTGTATTTAACTGTCTCCTCAAAAGGTAGCTACTGTCGCTGTTAATTCTGTGCAGTGGATGTGATACAGGATGTGTTTACAGTGATGGAGTGGAGCAGGGCAGAGTTCAGGAGATCCACTACTGAATCATCAACAAGAACAATTTGTGGCTGCCTGTAGGCTTTGGCAAACCTGCCTTCTGGAAGAAATCTGTTGAAAAGAGGGTGTGGTGGTCTTTAGCGACCCACGACTCTAAGTTTCTGTGGATGTCATTGATCTGACATCATCATCCTGCAGATTCCTACATCAACATGGATCATGGAGTGTTTTCCACAAAGtggacatacaaaacaaatgaaaaagtGGTCTGCGCATTGCTCATgagacacacctcacacacacagattgaggGGTTACTGAAGGAACCATGGCAACCTTGTCATTGATTGTGTTGGCTCTGCAATGTTGACCATCTGGTTTTGAGGCCTTTCGTGGCTTGTCACCAACGGGCACCTTCCatgtcacacagaaacacataacCCAGCTTCTAATGCTGCGAGATGCCTCCTTACCCGGGCCCCCTGCTGTCCGTACAGGTTTAGATTCTTTCaccatctgtgtctgtctgtgagatAACAGTGCCCCTTCACCACCTCCTAAAATATGCAGtttcatgtttgtgtggttgACAAGGCagaatggattttttttttgaaatgCTTGTCAGGTCTTATGGAACTCACTGTGCATGATGTGTTGCATTCGTTATCGTTTATATATCTTGCCTTTCCAAACTTTTTGGGATGAATGTGGAGTCATGGTGTGTTGGAACAGCACCTGTTTCATGACACTTAAAAACTTTTAAACACTTGATTCTGGTAGCGTTAACAGCTGTATTTATGGGTCATGTTCCTCAGTATATCATTCACTCTCACGGTCATGTGGTAGACTTCATAGAAATACACAGGAGTCTGAGAATACTTTATTTTGGAACTTTTCCTCCTACATACATTAAGTACCTAGAATAAAATAATGTCATAATATTTTATGTCTACATTGATAACACTTTCATGATTACTGCACAGAGTGATATTGATTTGCTGCTTGTGACAGTAGCTGTGTGTAGCGAGGGAGGCATCATTCAGCCTGCCAAGAAGCTAGACTGCGTAGCAAACAAAAtgaaatcatcatcatcatattgATCCAGAGAAATGAGTGAGCTAATGAGAAAATGTGTTAGGGCCTGGTGTTGGCTTGTAGAGATCTCCACACGTCATGTTCTGGTGCGATAAAGTAACATAGTACTGTAGAGAATATTGAGGTGATATAGGGGTATATGTACTATAGTAACAGGAACGTCGTAATGGTATGGTTGGTTGTACAGTTGGGAATCTGGTCTCTGTAAATGTATAATTCAATGGGGGAAATAACAAGCTTGTGTTCTTTGTGTACCTCTAATGGTGTGACACAAgggaacgtacacacacacaatgctcatACTTCTTGTAaaccagtgtgactgtgtggtgtgtgtgttaaaccagtgtgactatgtgtgtgtgtgtgtgttgaaccagtgtgactgtgtgtgtgttgaaccagtgtgactgtgtgtgtgtgttgaaccagtgtgactgtgtgtgtgttgaaccagtgtgactgtgtgtgtgttgaaccagtgtgactgtgtgtgtgttgaaccagtgtgactgtgtgtgtgtgttgaaccagtgtgactgtgtgtgtgttgaaccagtgtgactgtgtgtgtgttgaaccagtgtgactgtgtgtgtgtgttgaaccagtgtgactgtgtgtgtgttgaaccagtgtgactgtgtgtgtgttgaaccagtgtgactgtgtgtgtgtgttgaaccagtgtgactgtgtgtgtgttgaaccagtgtgactgtgtgtgtgttgaaccagtgtgactgtgtgtgtgttgaaccagtgtgactgtgtggtgtgtgttgaaccagtgtgactgtgtgtgtgtgttgaaccagtgtgactgtgtgtgtgttgaaccagtgtgactgtgtgtgtgtgttgaaccagtgtgactgtgtgtgtgttgaaccagtgtgactgtgtgtgtgttgaaccagtgtgactgtgtgcgtgtgttgaaccagtgtgactgtgtgtgtgttgaaccagtgtgactgtgtgtgtgttgaaccagtgtgactgtgtgtgtgttgaaccagtgtgactgtgtggtgtgtgttgaaccagtgtgactgtgtgtgtgttgaaccagtgtgactgtgtgtgtgttgaaccagtgtgactgtgtggtgtgtgttgaaccagtgtgactttgtgtgtgtgttggccggAACCACACAGGTTCTGCAGGGAAATTGAGCAGCAATTAATAGCCTAATGATTTTATGTTCTACTACAGCTAAGTGGGTCGGGCGGTGGTTTATATGCCCCGCTCTCCTgttgcatgagagagagagagagagaaacagaacaagggaaaaaagggagagagagagagagagagagagagagagagagagagagagagagagagagagagagagagagagagagagagagagaatggggattTCACAAAGATCGGTTCACCCTAGACAACCCCAGACAACCGAAGGAATTGAGCCCAACAATATCCTTTACATCATGTTTACCACTGAATACTTTCCACCATTCAAATGATTTGTTTTTCTATACCAAAGCAGAACCTTTCTTCTACAAGCAGAATCACcgggatacatttacatttattcatttagcattcaGTGATGTATCATAATGCAACCGAGGCACAAACGCTGAGGATATCAACCTgccttcccccatcctctcgtGGGAACAGGCACTAACTAAGACATGTCAGAGAAATAGAAAGGACTATACCTTCTCTGCCCGTTGGTCTCCCCAGAGCCTTTTCAATGTGCATTCAACTACACTGAGTAACAACAGCAgcctattctattctattcaaCTCCATCCTATATTATATTCTTACACTCCATCATATATTCCATTCTATCCTTGAACTCCATCCTATATTCTATTCTGTTACACACCATCGTAAATTCTATTCTAGTACACTACATTATATATTCTATTCTACTGTACTACATTATTTTCAATAATGTTATGTTCAATTCTATCATATTCTGTTCCTTTCTATTCCCACTACACAATAACAGAATAACCCTTAGGAAACAGTTCCTTTAATGAATGTGATATTGTGTGCAGTGGTCCCAGTATAATTATCTGTGAGATGTTGCACGTGCCAGTGCTAAATCACTCCCCCACTCGCCATTACCAAGCCTCCACTTAGGTCATGAAATAGCTGCTTTCTTTGAAGGTTCAGGAGATTCAGTTCATAttacagagaagaagaaattgAAGAAGGCCATCCTTGGGCTTAGTGAGTGGACGTGTGGTAGAAGCCACACTGCGTTTGACAGATGAAGTGACTGGGGAAATATGGAGTTTACGGTTTGTAATGTATATTGTCAGATCGCCAGGGAAAATGTTCAATGTTCTGGCCGTCTTAAAGTACATTTTGAGAGAGTACAGTTTCCCAGCTCTGTTGTGGACAGGTAAAAAGCTCTGGGAAACAACAAGCCACATTGAACATTTCACAGGCAGACCCATCAGGGTAAAACATTAGAAATCCTTCAGGGGAAAGGAAAATCAATAGgtttctctcctcacacacacactcacacacttacacacatacagcccaaGGGCCTAAACACATATGAACCCTGTCATCAAATATTACATGTGGCCCCTTCTCCCATAAACCGATTCAACCATATAAAAGAAGCTACTTTATGCCAAACCCTTAGCTGCATTGCCCTCTTGTTCTTGTAACGGAGGTAAGGGAGAGTGTGGCATAATAATCTGTAATCCAATATGGAGGACTAGCAGGCTGGATCGCATTTCATTTGTCCGTTTGATGCACCCCCATaccgcccccccagcccccccccccccatgcccccatgccccaccccctctcccacctgccCTCCAGTTCATTTCCTCTTATCCTGCTTTATCTTCAGTATTTTATGGATTCAAGCAAGCTCTCACAGTCTACTGTCACACCAAATTGCCCAGTAATCTTTGgcatctggagtgtgtgtgagagtgggtgtgtgagcgtgtctgtgagagtgggtgtgtgagcgtgtctgtgagagtgggtgtgtgagcgtgtctgtGAGTGGTGACCTCCAATATGTAGTGAGCAAGGATCCCAGTGTTTCAGCTACGATTGAACCACTGGTCCTGGTCAATTGGTGGCCCTGtactgcgagagagagagagagagagagagagagagagagagagagagagagagagagagagagagagagagagagagagagagagagagagagagtcgtcCTCTGGGGAGCGCCAGACTCTCTGGAGACTCCAGCCCACTGAGATCCAGCTGCACAGCAGAAGGAGAGTACAGAGCTGGAACTACCACTGGAACCAGGGCCATGGCAGTTTCAATAGAGGAAAGGTTGGCTAACAGGCTTCTAACCTTTCCACAGGCATTTTCTTGAAGCCAGGTTTTACATTTTACAGTATTTTCAGAAGAAGTGGGAAAAAACACATAGAGGTCAGTATTACCACTACAACAGAATATCCTTCTAAATCAACATAAAGACTATACATGAGAACTACTGTTCGTACTATAAGTGAATACTATAAGTGAGTAGAAGTACCGTATTTattcgattaaacgccgccctcaaataaacgctgccctcgaatAAATGCCGCAcctaaaatgaacattgtgtaataaacgccacaGCGTTCAATCAaagaaatacattacatttacattttacatttagtcatttagcagacgctcttatccagagcgacttacagtaaatacagggacattcccaaaTACGGTAAGTGGGTACTATCAGTGAGTACTATACATCATATTAGTGAGTACTTTCAGTGAGTACAAGTTGGCAGCATTTTTTGCTTTATATCCTCAGGTAACCTCCTcagtcctccttcccctccttcccctcctcccctcctctcatccctccctcctgcttgtCACTGTATCCCTTCTTGTgcacctctgcctgcctgcatgcagGAGTAAAAGTGTCAGTGCTGCAGAGCTTGGCTCCACTTCCAAACACTGCACACCACATTACCAAACACTGCACACCACACTACCAAACACTGCACACCACATTACCAAACACTGCACACCACACTACCAAACACTGCACACCACACTACCAAACACTGCACACCA
The Osmerus mordax isolate fOsmMor3 chromosome 9, fOsmMor3.pri, whole genome shotgun sequence genome window above contains:
- the trim9 gene encoding E3 ubiquitin-protein ligase TRIM9 isoform X13 codes for the protein MDEMDEELKCPVCGSFFREPIILPCSHNICLACARNILVQTPDAESPQSSRASGSGVSDYDYLDLDKMSLYSEADSGYGSYGGFVSAPTTPCQKSPNGVRVFPPAVPQPPPQHHLLQHPGSLPPIPRNSCITCPQCHRSLILDDRGLRGFPKNRVLEGVVDRYQQSKAAALKCQLCEKSPKEATVMCEQCDVFYCDPCRLRCHPPRGPLAKHRLVPPAQGRISRRTSPRKISTCTEHELENLSMYCVQCKMPVCYQCLEEGKHGTHEVKALGAMWKLHKVVRDQISHCTVKLRQTTGLMEYCLEVIKENDPSGFLQISDALIRRVHMTEGQWGKGTLTPRMTSDFDLTLDSSPLLQTIHQLDFVQMKVAWFTFDPASAHPDIIFSNDNLTVTCNSYDDRVVMGNCSFSRGVHYWEMTVDRYDNHPDPAFGVARGDVLKDVMLGKDDKAWAMYVDNNRSWFMHNNSHTNRTDGGIGKGSTVGVLLDFTRGILIFLINDEQQGPVAFEALEGQYFPAISLNRNVQVTLHTGLPIPDFYTPGEADPTGSVC